In Microbacterium enclense, the DNA window GATCGTCGCCGGCCTCGCGGTGGTCCCCGTCGCCGCGCGCTTCGCGCCGCGCGTTGTCGTTCCCGTGGCGCTCGCCTTCTCCGTCGTGGCCTACCTGCTGGTCGCCCTGTCGACGGCTGATCTGGTGCAGCTCATCGTCGCCTTCGCGCTCCTCGGTATCGGCATCGGTGCGGCAGAGACCGTGTCGAACGAGCTCATCCTCTCCAGCGCCCCCTCGGCAAAGGCCGGGGCTGCGAGCGCGGTCTCCGAGACCGCTTACGAGGTGGGTGCCGTGCTCGGAACCGCGGTGCTCGGTGGCATCCTTGCCGCGTTCTACCGTTCCCAGCTGGTGCTGCCCGCCGGGCTCCCGGATGCTGCGGCCCAGGCGGCGCGAGAGACTCTCGCCGGCGCGGTCGCCGTCTCGCACACGCTCGATGACTCGGTTCTGGGGGAGTCGCTTCGTGTGGCTGCGGCGCACGCCTTCGATTCCGGCGTCGTCGTCACCGCGCTGATCGGCGCCGGCCTCATCGTCATCGCGGGTGTGATCGCTGCCACTACCCTGGGAGGACCCCGCAGCGCGTCGACGAAGTGACGTGCCCCGAGCTCTGAGGAGAGCGATGTCGCGTGTCGTGAAGCTGGCCGTCATCCCCGGTGACGGCATCGGTCCCGAGGTCGTCGCCGAGGCCGTGAAGGTGCTCGACGCGGTCACCGCCGAGTCGGAGGTCACGTTCGAGAAGACCCCCTTCTCGCTCGGTGCGGGCCGATACCTCGAGACCGGCGACACTCTCACCGACGACGATCTGGCCGCCATCGCCGGACACGACGCCATCCTGCTCGGTGCCGTCGGCGGAGTCCCGGGTGACACTCGTCTGAAGGACGCCAACATCGAGCGGGGGCTGTTGCTCAGACTCCGCTTCGAGCTCGACCACTACGTGAACCTGCGCCCGTCAAAGCTGTACCCCGGTGCCGGCGGACCTCTCGCCGACCCGGGCGACATCGACTTCGTCGTCGTGCGCGAGGGCACCGAGGGACCGTACGTCGGCAACGGCGGGGCGATCCGCCGCGGCACCCCCCATGAGGTCGCCAACGAGACGTCGGTCAACACCGCCTACGGCGTCGAGCGCGTGGTGCGCTACGCCTTCGCCCTCGCCGAACGGCGTCGGCACAAGCTCACGCTCGTTCACAAGACGAACGTCCTCGTGCACGCGGGCGGCATGTGGAAGCGGATCGTGGATGCCGTGGCATCCGAGTTCCCGGGGGTCGACGTAGACTACCTGCACGTCGACGCGGCAACCATCTTCCTGGTCACGAACCCGGGCCGCTTCGACGTGATCGTCACCGACAACCTCTTCGGCGACATCTTGACCGACTTGGCCGGCGCCGTCACCGGAGGCATCGGCCTCGCCGCTTCGGGCAACATCAACCCCGACGGCGCGTTCCCTTCGATGTTCGAGCCCGTCCACGGATCGGCGCCCGACATCGCGGGCACCCAGAAGGCCGACCCCACGGCCGCGATCCTCTCCGTCGCCCTCCTGCTCGACCACCTCGGGCTGACCGACGAAGCCGCCCGCGTGACCCACGCGGTCGAGGACGACATCGCGCACCGCGTCGGCGACCGTACCACCGCCCAGATCGGCGACGCCATTACCGAGCGCCTCCAGGCGTAACCTGGATCGATCGGCTCCGCTTCGCCCCCGCGCACGAGACTTTTTGGACGACTGATGACCACCATCGACACCGACCCCGACACCGGACTCGACCCGCTCGAGTTCGCCGTCACCCGCAACCTCGCGGCCAAGAGCACGACGGATCGCGACGCGATCCTCGCCAACCCCGGGTTCGGCCAGAGCTTCACCGACCACATGGTCGACATCTGCTGGTCGGTCCGCGGCGGCTGGCACCGACCGCGCGTCTCGCCGTACGGTCCCATCTCGCTCGATCCCGCCGCTGCCGTTCTGCACTACGGCCAGGAGATCTTCGAGGGCATCAAGGCGTACCGCCACGCCGACGGTTCGGTGCACACCTTCCGTCCCGACCAGAACGGTCGTCGTCTGCAGCGGTCGGCTCGTCGTCTCGCGCTTCCCGAACTGCCGGTGCCGTACTTCCTGCAGTCGTTGCGCGAGCTCATCGCCGTCGATGGGGCGTGGGTGCCCTCCGGCGAGGATCAGAGCCTGTACCTGCGGCCCTTCATGTTCGCGAAGGAGGCGTTCCTGGGCGTTCGTCCGGCGCACAAGGTGGCGTACTACCTGATCGCCAGCCCCGCGGGCGCCTACTTCAAGGGCGGGGTCCAGCCCGTGTCGATCTGGCTCAGCGAGGACTACTCGCGCGCCGGCAAGGGCGGAACGGGAGCCGCGAAGACCGGTGGAAACTACGCCGCGAGCCTCCTGCCGCAGTCCGAGGCGTACGAGAACGAGTGCGACCAGGTCGTGTTCCTCGACCAGGACCGCAACGTCGAGGAGCTCGGTGGGATGAATGTCGTGTTCGTCTACAGGGACGGCACGATCGTCACGCCCCAGTCCGACTCCATCCTCGAGGGCATCACGCGTGACTCGCTGTTGCAGCTCGCCCGCGACCGTGGACACCACGTCGTGGGGCACAACGTCTCGCTCGACGAATGGCGCGCGGGCGTGGCATCCGGAGACATCGTCGAGGTGTTCGCGTGCGGCACGGCCGCCGTCGTCACCCCGATCGGCGTTCTCAAGGGACGCGACTTCATCGACGAGCAGCCCACGGGCACGCTCGCGCTGGAGTTGCGCGAAGAGCTCACGAACATCCAGTACGGCCGCGCCGAAGACAAGCACGGCTGGCTCTACCGTCTCGACGCATAACGACCGTCGAGATCGGAGGGACTCCCGGATGCCGGGGGTCCCTCCTTCTGTTTCGTCCCGCGCCGACCCTCCGCTTCGACAGGCTCGGCCACCTCGGCTACCTGCGGAGCGGGAGGTGCGCGTCCCGGCACTGCGCGGTGAGGGCGAGGTCTCTGAGCCTGTCGACGGGACCGGGGATCTCGATGCGGTGTCGGACCCCGCGGATAGGCTGACACGGTGAAGATCGCTCGATTCAGCCACCAGGATGCCATTCGCTACGGGATCGTCGACGACGGCGAGCTCGTGGTCCTCGCCGGAGACCCGATGTTCGCCGGCTTCGACACGACGGGGGAGCGCGTGCCGCTCGCCGACGTTGCTCTTCTGGCCCCCGTCATCCCGCGTTCGAAGGTCGTGTGCATCGGCAAGAACTACCACGACCACGCCGCCGAGATGGGCGGCGAGGCGCCCGCCGAGCCCCTCATGTTCCTCAAGCCCAACACCTCGGTGATCGGTCCCGGCGACGTGATCGTGCGTCCGACGAGCCTGAGCTCGCACACCGACTACGAGGGGGAGCTCGCAGTCGTCATCGGACGGATCGCCAAGAACGTTCCCGCCGAGAAGGCGAGCGACTACATCTTCGGTTACACCGTCGCCAACGACGTCACCGCTCGCGATCTGCAGCGCAGCGACGGGCAGTGGTCACGCGCCAAGGGCTTCGACACCTTCTGCCCGGTCGGACCGGTCATCGAGTCCGACCTCGATCTCGAGACCGCCGCGATCACCACCCGCGTGAACGGAGAGGTGCGTCAGCAGGGTCCTGTCTCCGACATGATCCACGGCATCGGCGCCCTCGTCGCCTATGCCTCAGCCGTGTTCACGCTCTTGCCCGGCGACCTGATCCTGACGGGCACGCCCGCGGGCGTGGGGCCGTTCGTCGCCGGTGACACCGTGGAAGTCGAGGTCAGCGGCATCGGAGTGTTGCGCAACGCCGTGCGCGATGCCTGAGGCCGCTGCGCCGGCGGGCATCGACCTCCTCGCCGCGCAGCGCCGCACGGTGCGGGTCCTGGCGGCGGGGCAGGTGCTCACCGGCGTCGCTTTCGGGGCGACCCTGTCGCTCGGTGCCCTGCTCGCCGCCGACCTGTCGGGCCAGGAGGCGTTGTCGGGGTTCGCGACGGCCTCGGTCACCCTGGGAGCGGCGCTGACCGCGATCCCCCTGGCCCGACTGGCGGCGCGCCGCGGGCGTCGTTTCGCCCTCACGTCGGGCAATCTGGCGGCTCTCGTCGGAATCGCCGTGGTCGTCGCCGCTGCCGCCACGCGGACTTTTCCCCTCCTGCTGGTGGGCATCGCCCTCATCGGTGCGGGAAACGCGGGCACCCTGCAATCGCGGTTCGCCGCGACCGACCTCGCCAGCACGGCGCGTCGTGGTCGCGACCTGGCGACGGTCGTCTGGGCGACGACCGTCGGCGGCGTCGTCGGACCGCTGTTGCTCGCACCGGGCGAACTCGTCGGTGCGAGCATCGGACTTCCGCGGCTCACGGGCGCCTACCTGTTCTCGTTCGCTGCTCAGGCGTGCGCGTTCGGCCTGTATGCGCTCCTGCTCCGCCCCGATCCGCTGCTCCTCGCGCAGCGGCTGGACCGGGAGAAGACCGCGTCGGCCGTGGTGATCGCCGAGAGCGACCGGCCTCTCCTCGCGCGCTACGCGATGGGGGCCGTGGCGGCGTCCCACGTGACCATGGCGTCGGTCATGGCGATGACCCCGGTGCATCTGTCGCACATCGTCGCCCCGGATGCCGTGACCCTGGCGGTCGGGGTGACGATCGCCGTTCACGTCTTCGGCATGTACGGCCTGTCGCCGGTGTTCGGCGTCCTCGCCGATCGCGTCGGGCGCGTGCCTGTCATCCTTCTGGGCCAGGTCCTGCTTGCCGCCTCCCTCGTGGTCGCGGCCACGCTGTCGTGGTCGCAAGCGGGGATCCTCGTCTCACTCGCTCTGCTCGGACTCGGCTGGAGCGCCGCCACGGTGGCCGGGTCGGCTCTGCTCACCGAGGCGACGCCGCTGGCGTTGCGCCCGCGGCGACAGGGGCGGAGCGACACACTCATGACAGCGTGCGCGGCGGTGGGTTCCGTCGTCGCCGGGATCATCCTCGGTACGGCGGGGTACGACGGCCTCGCGCTCTGGGCGCTCCTCCCGGTCGCCGCGGTCTGTCTGGGCGCGGTTCTCGTCCGAACGTCCTCCCGCTGAGGACACGCGCGGCCTCGTCGCGTCCCCTGCTCCGTGGGCTGTGCGCCGGGGTCCCGGCTCCGGATCGGATCAGCGCGGAATCGCGTTCTGCGATGTTGTGCCTACCGGGCGGCCCGGGTTATCCGGAGCCCGGCAGAGCCGCTGCCGCCGCGCCCCTGGCGCCGAACGCCGCACGGCGCCGGCCGTTGCACGGCGCAGGCCGGCACGGCGCAGACGGCCGCGCGGGACGGGAGCCGCAGCACGGCGCCGGCCGCCGGGAACGCCCGCGGTGGCGGGCGAAACTCCTGAGAATCCGTCGGCGCTGGCCGTTCCGGGCCGCCTCAGCGGTCGACGACGAGTAAAACTCAGGAGTTTCGCACGGGCGCGCCGATGCAGCCGGGGCACGCGGATCAGATCGAGTAGCTGAGAGCGGCGGTCACCGGCTCGCTCGACACCGCACCGCCGTCGAGCGCGCGGAGCGCACGGTCGACATCGACGTCGTCGTTGAAGACGTGGAACGCCACGCGCGCGCGACCCGCGCGGCCCGATGCCGTGATGCCGTGCGACGACAACCGCGCGAGAGCGTCTCCCGTGGCATCCGGCCAGGTGACGATCGCCGAGGGGCGCTCCGGCTGGGCCAGGCCGAGGCCGGTCCGGAACCGGGCGGCGAGGCGCGTCGTGTGGATGTACGACTCGGTGACGTCGGCGTCCGCGAACATCTCGAGCGCGGGAGTCGCGCCGACGAATGCCTGCCACGCGGGCGAGATGTCGAACCGGCGGGCGTCGGGGGCGAGCGTCCCACCGGTCCCGTAGCACGACGACCACGGATCGTCGCCGGAGTACCACCCGGCCTGCACGGGACGCAGCAGACGGGAGAAGTCGGGCCGCACGGTGAGGAAGCCGACGCCGCGCGGACAGCACAGCCACTTGTACGCGTGGCAGACGGTGGCGTCGAACATCGTCGCGTCCACAGGGAGCCACCCCGCCGCCTGCGTGAGATCGCACAGCGTTCGCGCGCCCGCGCGGGCGGCCGCGGCGGCGATGCCCGCGGCATCCGCGACGTCCCCGGTCGCCGACTGCACGAGCGAGAAGGCCACGAGCCACGTCTCCGGCGTGACGGCGTCGGCCAGCTCGGCCAAGGGCACCAGGCGCAGGCGGACGCCGCGCCCGGCATGGGCGAACGGCGCGATGAGCGAGGCGAAGTCACCTTCGGGACAGAGCACTTCGGCGCCGTCGGGGACGGCCGCGGCGATCAGCGCCACCATCACCGAGGTCTGCGAGGC includes these proteins:
- a CDS encoding 3-isopropylmalate dehydrogenase, whose amino-acid sequence is MSRVVKLAVIPGDGIGPEVVAEAVKVLDAVTAESEVTFEKTPFSLGAGRYLETGDTLTDDDLAAIAGHDAILLGAVGGVPGDTRLKDANIERGLLLRLRFELDHYVNLRPSKLYPGAGGPLADPGDIDFVVVREGTEGPYVGNGGAIRRGTPHEVANETSVNTAYGVERVVRYAFALAERRRHKLTLVHKTNVLVHAGGMWKRIVDAVASEFPGVDVDYLHVDAATIFLVTNPGRFDVIVTDNLFGDILTDLAGAVTGGIGLAASGNINPDGAFPSMFEPVHGSAPDIAGTQKADPTAAILSVALLLDHLGLTDEAARVTHAVEDDIAHRVGDRTTAQIGDAITERLQA
- a CDS encoding branched-chain amino acid aminotransferase, with the protein product MTTIDTDPDTGLDPLEFAVTRNLAAKSTTDRDAILANPGFGQSFTDHMVDICWSVRGGWHRPRVSPYGPISLDPAAAVLHYGQEIFEGIKAYRHADGSVHTFRPDQNGRRLQRSARRLALPELPVPYFLQSLRELIAVDGAWVPSGEDQSLYLRPFMFAKEAFLGVRPAHKVAYYLIASPAGAYFKGGVQPVSIWLSEDYSRAGKGGTGAAKTGGNYAASLLPQSEAYENECDQVVFLDQDRNVEELGGMNVVFVYRDGTIVTPQSDSILEGITRDSLLQLARDRGHHVVGHNVSLDEWRAGVASGDIVEVFACGTAAVVTPIGVLKGRDFIDEQPTGTLALELREELTNIQYGRAEDKHGWLYRLDA
- a CDS encoding fumarylacetoacetate hydrolase family protein — its product is MKIARFSHQDAIRYGIVDDGELVVLAGDPMFAGFDTTGERVPLADVALLAPVIPRSKVVCIGKNYHDHAAEMGGEAPAEPLMFLKPNTSVIGPGDVIVRPTSLSSHTDYEGELAVVIGRIAKNVPAEKASDYIFGYTVANDVTARDLQRSDGQWSRAKGFDTFCPVGPVIESDLDLETAAITTRVNGEVRQQGPVSDMIHGIGALVAYASAVFTLLPGDLILTGTPAGVGPFVAGDTVEVEVSGIGVLRNAVRDA
- a CDS encoding MFS transporter — translated: MPEAAAPAGIDLLAAQRRTVRVLAAGQVLTGVAFGATLSLGALLAADLSGQEALSGFATASVTLGAALTAIPLARLAARRGRRFALTSGNLAALVGIAVVVAAAATRTFPLLLVGIALIGAGNAGTLQSRFAATDLASTARRGRDLATVVWATTVGGVVGPLLLAPGELVGASIGLPRLTGAYLFSFAAQACAFGLYALLLRPDPLLLAQRLDREKTASAVVIAESDRPLLARYAMGAVAASHVTMASVMAMTPVHLSHIVAPDAVTLAVGVTIAVHVFGMYGLSPVFGVLADRVGRVPVILLGQVLLAASLVVAATLSWSQAGILVSLALLGLGWSAATVAGSALLTEATPLALRPRRQGRSDTLMTACAAVGSVVAGIILGTAGYDGLALWALLPVAAVCLGAVLVRTSSR
- a CDS encoding aminotransferase class V-fold PLP-dependent enzyme: MSSLASHFVGGRDYLAACTLGLPTRETVRAVRADLDAAASGRPDVTAATRAVEDARAAYARLVRSPLDEVAIASQTSVMVALIAAAVPDGAEVLCPEGDFASLIAPFAHAGRGVRLRLVPLAELADAVTPETWLVAFSLVQSATGDVADAAGIAAAAARAGARTLCDLTQAAGWLPVDATMFDATVCHAYKWLCCPRGVGFLTVRPDFSRLLRPVQAGWYSGDDPWSSCYGTGGTLAPDARRFDISPAWQAFVGATPALEMFADADVTESYIHTTRLAARFRTGLGLAQPERPSAIVTWPDATGDALARLSSHGITASGRAGRARVAFHVFNDDVDVDRALRALDGGAVSSEPVTAALSYSI